In a single window of the Daphnia carinata strain CSIRO-1 chromosome 4, CSIRO_AGI_Dcar_HiC_V3, whole genome shotgun sequence genome:
- the LOC130687597 gene encoding protein NDRG3-like isoform X1, translating to MSNPSADSAFAMDDIYRATTTSIPNVSRNVLGSLKTFVGAGGNDPDEKEAFLDLKPLTRRGPPAEVGDDIELKAVQLQFPSARTLDKNNSLYQEERIETGRGTLLVAIQGDRTQPAMITYHDLGLNHVANFQAFFNFSEMRILAQNFCLYHINAPGQEEGAATVPEGYVYPTMEELSEQISDVMLYFNLKSFVGLGVGVGANILVRFALSHPEKVDALCLLNCVSTTAGWIEWGYQKLNARHLRAKGMTQGALDYLMWHHFGRLTEERNHDLVHVYREYFEHHVNPMNLALFIDSYIQRTDLNILRELDPNRRASVRTVEVPVLNMTGALGPHVDDTVTFNSRLDPSTSTWIKLQDCGMVLEEQPAKIVEALRLFLQGNGYALKLSRKPSASPSEVPSPSSSANKLLFGDGIQLDINNCSSDVVADIRITENPILNVNVTNATNA from the exons ATGTCAAATCCGTCTGCTGATAGTGCTTTCGCCATGGACGACATTTATCGGGCCACAACAACAAGTATACCAAATGTTTCGCGAAATGTGCTGGGCTCGTTGAAAACCTTCGTTGGAGCTGGAGGCAACGACCCAGATGAGAAAGAGGCCTTCCTGGATCTTAAACCATTAACCAG AAGAGGCCCGCCCGCCGAAGTCGGTGATGATATCGAACTGAAGGCAGTCCAGTTGCAGTTCCCATCGGCTCGCACGTTGGATAAGAACAACTCTCTTTACCAG GAAGAACGGATCGAAACAGGAAGAGGCACACTGCTCGTTGCTATACAAGGCGATCGAACTCAGCCTGCCATGATCACGTACCACGATTTAGGACTTAATC ATGTGGCCAACTTCCAGGCATTTTTTAACTTTTCAGAGATGCGTATTCTTGCCCAAAATTTTTGCTTGTATCACATCAATGCCCCAGGCCAAGAGGAAGGTGCGGCCACAGTACCAGAGGG ATATGTTTATCCCACTATGGAGGAATTAAGTGAGCAGATAAGTGACGTGATGCTATATTTTAATCTTAAATCATTCGTTGGTCTCGGAGTTGGTGTCGGAGCCAACATTTTGGTGCGCTTTGCTCTGTCTCATCCTGAGAAG GTGGACGCGCTGTGCTTGTTGAACTGCGTCTCAACAACAGCCGGATGGATTGAATGGGGTTACCAAAAGTTGAATGCTAGGCACTTGCGTGCAAAAGGCATGACGCAAGGTGCCCTAGATTATCTGATGTGGCACCATTTTGGGCGA TTAACGGAGGAGCGTAATCACGACTTAGTTCATGTTTATCGTGAATACTTCGAACATCACGTCAATCCAATGAATTTGGCATTGTTTATAGATTCATACATTCAACGAACAGATCTAAATATCTTACGCGAGCTAGACCCGAATCGGCGAGCGTCAGTCCGAACCGTGGAAGTGCCTGTTTTGAACATGACCGGAGCACTTGGTCCTCATGTTGATGATACGGTCACATTTAACTCGAGATTGGATCCATCAACTTCAACCTGGATAAAA CTCCAAGATTGTGGAATGGTTCTCGAAGAACAACCAGCAAAAATTGTTGAGGCTCTCCGACTATTCCTTCAAGGAAACGGTTACG CCCTGAAGCTATCCCGGAAGCCGTCAGCCTCGCCTTCTGAAg TTCCTTCTCCTTCTTCGTCAGCGAACAAACTTTTGTTTGGAGATGGTATTCAACTGGATATTAACAATTGTTCATCTGATGTCGTTGCTGATATCCGTATCACCGAAAACCCTATACTGAATGTCAACGTTACTAATGCCACTAACGCTTGA
- the LOC130687597 gene encoding protein NDRG3-like isoform X2 — protein sequence MSNPSADSAFAMDDIYRATTTSIPNVSRNVLGSLKTFVGAGGNDPDEKEAFLDLKPLTRRGPPAEVGDDIELKAVQLQFPSARTLDKNNSLYQEERIETGRGTLLVAIQGDRTQPAMITYHDLGLNHVANFQAFFNFSEMRILAQNFCLYHINAPGQEEGAATVPEGYVYPTMEELSEQISDVMLYFNLKSFVGLGVGVGANILVRFALSHPEKVDALCLLNCVSTTAGWIEWGYQKLNARHLRAKGMTQGALDYLMWHHFGRLTEERNHDLVHVYREYFEHHVNPMNLALFIDSYIQRTDLNILRELDPNRRASVRTVEVPVLNMTGALGPHVDDTVTFNSRLDPSTSTWIKLQDCGMVLEEQPAKIVEALRLFLQGNGYALKLSRKPSASPSEDFSVGG from the exons ATGTCAAATCCGTCTGCTGATAGTGCTTTCGCCATGGACGACATTTATCGGGCCACAACAACAAGTATACCAAATGTTTCGCGAAATGTGCTGGGCTCGTTGAAAACCTTCGTTGGAGCTGGAGGCAACGACCCAGATGAGAAAGAGGCCTTCCTGGATCTTAAACCATTAACCAG AAGAGGCCCGCCCGCCGAAGTCGGTGATGATATCGAACTGAAGGCAGTCCAGTTGCAGTTCCCATCGGCTCGCACGTTGGATAAGAACAACTCTCTTTACCAG GAAGAACGGATCGAAACAGGAAGAGGCACACTGCTCGTTGCTATACAAGGCGATCGAACTCAGCCTGCCATGATCACGTACCACGATTTAGGACTTAATC ATGTGGCCAACTTCCAGGCATTTTTTAACTTTTCAGAGATGCGTATTCTTGCCCAAAATTTTTGCTTGTATCACATCAATGCCCCAGGCCAAGAGGAAGGTGCGGCCACAGTACCAGAGGG ATATGTTTATCCCACTATGGAGGAATTAAGTGAGCAGATAAGTGACGTGATGCTATATTTTAATCTTAAATCATTCGTTGGTCTCGGAGTTGGTGTCGGAGCCAACATTTTGGTGCGCTTTGCTCTGTCTCATCCTGAGAAG GTGGACGCGCTGTGCTTGTTGAACTGCGTCTCAACAACAGCCGGATGGATTGAATGGGGTTACCAAAAGTTGAATGCTAGGCACTTGCGTGCAAAAGGCATGACGCAAGGTGCCCTAGATTATCTGATGTGGCACCATTTTGGGCGA TTAACGGAGGAGCGTAATCACGACTTAGTTCATGTTTATCGTGAATACTTCGAACATCACGTCAATCCAATGAATTTGGCATTGTTTATAGATTCATACATTCAACGAACAGATCTAAATATCTTACGCGAGCTAGACCCGAATCGGCGAGCGTCAGTCCGAACCGTGGAAGTGCCTGTTTTGAACATGACCGGAGCACTTGGTCCTCATGTTGATGATACGGTCACATTTAACTCGAGATTGGATCCATCAACTTCAACCTGGATAAAA CTCCAAGATTGTGGAATGGTTCTCGAAGAACAACCAGCAAAAATTGTTGAGGCTCTCCGACTATTCCTTCAAGGAAACGGTTACG CCCTGAAGCTATCCCGGAAGCCGTCAGCCTCGCCTTCTGAAg ATTTCAGTGTTGGCGGTTAA